A window from Pyrococcus yayanosii CH1 encodes these proteins:
- a CDS encoding TldD/PmbA family protein has protein sequence MINAVEELVKILEGKNIEWEIYWEESRSTSFKIEKGKIERVQQKFSAGIGLRVGVGGKQGFSYITGLEHDRKTLEEFVKRTVKLARVGEVEFVGLPTPKGVPRVKGLYDPQIARLGFEEGHEMAEAFVEGMAGKDATFSGSLGYGVGRDGIVNSNGVELEWEGTAFTLHAYAVRKDGRTGTGSEYKALRELPGEEVFDEVIEKALWELELSYQAGRLDSYEGEIIFEPHALASILDVLLPNLHANTVYHGRSRFRETDVEVASEVFTLLDDATLPGGVASYPFDGEGNPGQRTVLIEGGILRSFLYDERYARLMNAESTGNAVRDFRTAPSIGTSNVVVRGKGENLEDLDRAIVVRKVYGEHTANPVSGDFSLTIELGYVVKGGEVRPFKDNMLAGNIFEFLKDIGAVGRKVEVIGSFVSPRVLSRARIV, from the coding sequence ATGATAAATGCAGTGGAGGAGCTCGTCAAAATCCTTGAGGGCAAGAACATCGAGTGGGAGATTTACTGGGAGGAGAGCAGGAGCACGTCCTTCAAAATTGAGAAGGGGAAAATTGAGAGGGTTCAGCAGAAGTTCTCGGCTGGCATAGGACTGAGGGTTGGAGTCGGGGGAAAGCAGGGCTTTTCCTACATAACTGGCTTGGAACACGATAGGAAAACGCTCGAGGAGTTCGTGAAGAGGACGGTGAAGCTGGCGAGGGTCGGGGAAGTAGAGTTCGTGGGCCTTCCGACGCCGAAGGGAGTGCCGAGGGTCAAGGGGCTCTATGACCCCCAGATAGCTCGGCTCGGCTTCGAGGAGGGTCATGAGATGGCGGAAGCCTTCGTCGAGGGGATGGCCGGGAAGGATGCCACCTTTTCGGGGAGTCTCGGCTACGGCGTCGGCAGGGATGGAATAGTCAACTCCAATGGAGTTGAGTTGGAGTGGGAGGGGACCGCATTTACCCTTCACGCCTATGCCGTGAGAAAGGACGGGAGGACGGGAACCGGGAGCGAGTACAAGGCCCTGAGGGAGCTTCCGGGAGAGGAGGTCTTCGATGAGGTCATAGAGAAGGCCCTCTGGGAGCTGGAGCTGAGCTATCAGGCGGGAAGGCTTGATTCCTACGAGGGGGAGATAATCTTTGAGCCCCACGCCCTTGCATCAATCCTCGACGTTCTCCTGCCGAACCTCCATGCGAACACCGTTTACCACGGGAGGAGCAGGTTCAGGGAGACGGATGTCGAGGTTGCCTCCGAGGTCTTTACCCTTCTCGACGATGCGACCCTGCCCGGTGGCGTGGCGAGCTATCCCTTTGACGGCGAGGGCAATCCGGGTCAGAGGACCGTGCTCATAGAAGGCGGAATCCTGAGGAGTTTCCTCTACGACGAGAGGTATGCAAGGCTCATGAACGCGGAGAGCACGGGAAACGCCGTGAGGGACTTCAGGACGGCTCCCTCGATAGGGACTAGCAATGTCGTTGTCAGGGGGAAGGGGGAGAACCTTGAGGATCTCGACAGGGCGATCGTCGTGAGGAAGGTCTACGGGGAGCACACGGCGAATCCTGTCAGCGGGGACTTCTCACTCACCATCGAGCTTGGCTACGTTGTAAAGGGGGGTGAGGTTAGACCCTTCAAGGACAACATGCTTGCGGGAAACATCTTCGAGTTCCTAAAGGACATTGGGGCCGTTGGGAGGAAAGTGGAAGTCAT
- a CDS encoding TldD/PmbA family protein has translation MDVERILRLAERMAERYGIEYFEVRVARTRAVLIEMENGSLETLEDNLEVGIGARAFAGAWGFSSSSDLSKAEEVIKTAMKIAKVSGGDSKIFIGDPVVDRAEMPVREPFTDIEIGDKVALVREVDGLLKGKGISARRVVYVDGLKEQIYLNSVGSEIQTVVPRIRLSFSVTAKGNGGMQAYWKTFGGTVGWELVEGIDFPHWTFFVKEKALELLRARTPPSGEFDVIMDPELTGVFIHEALGHAAEADSVKNGESILEGKLGEKIAVDGLRVVDDPTLPGKFGSYVYDDEGIRARRVEIIRDGILVNYLNDRETAALLGLEPNGHGRAQSYAHQPLVRMSNTYLEPGDWSFEEMVSEVKRGLYMIGDKGGQVDTANGTFTFGAKEGYIIENGEIKAHVRDVALSGKILDVLRNIRAIGKDLRIEFPGYCGKGQWVSVDDGGPHVLTRAIVGGLG, from the coding sequence ATGGACGTCGAAAGAATTCTGAGGCTTGCCGAAAGGATGGCTGAGAGGTATGGGATTGAATACTTCGAGGTAAGGGTGGCGAGGACGAGGGCCGTCCTTATCGAGATGGAGAACGGGAGCCTCGAAACGCTTGAAGACAACTTAGAGGTCGGCATAGGGGCTAGGGCCTTCGCGGGGGCTTGGGGCTTCTCCTCCTCCAGCGACCTCTCGAAGGCCGAGGAGGTAATAAAGACCGCCATGAAGATAGCGAAAGTTTCAGGGGGGGACTCCAAGATATTCATCGGGGATCCAGTTGTGGATAGGGCTGAGATGCCCGTAAGGGAGCCCTTCACGGATATCGAGATAGGGGACAAGGTGGCCCTAGTGAGGGAGGTGGATGGTCTCCTGAAGGGAAAGGGTATAAGCGCTCGGCGGGTCGTCTATGTGGATGGCCTAAAGGAGCAGATATATTTGAACTCAGTCGGGAGCGAGATACAGACCGTCGTCCCGAGAATAAGGCTGAGCTTCTCCGTGACGGCTAAGGGAAACGGGGGCATGCAGGCATACTGGAAGACGTTCGGCGGAACGGTGGGTTGGGAGCTCGTCGAAGGTATTGACTTCCCACATTGGACCTTCTTCGTGAAGGAAAAGGCCCTTGAACTCCTCAGGGCGAGGACACCGCCCTCGGGCGAGTTCGATGTCATAATGGATCCCGAGCTGACCGGAGTGTTCATTCATGAGGCTCTCGGTCATGCGGCTGAGGCCGACTCCGTGAAGAACGGGGAGAGTATCCTGGAAGGGAAGCTCGGCGAAAAGATAGCCGTAGATGGATTGAGAGTGGTTGATGACCCTACCCTGCCCGGAAAGTTTGGCTCCTACGTCTACGACGACGAGGGAATCAGGGCGAGGCGGGTGGAGATAATAAGGGATGGTATCCTCGTGAACTACCTCAACGACAGGGAAACTGCAGCATTGCTTGGCCTTGAGCCCAACGGACACGGGAGGGCTCAGAGCTATGCCCACCAGCCCCTCGTGAGGATGTCCAACACCTACTTGGAGCCGGGGGATTGGTCCTTTGAGGAGATGGTCAGCGAGGTGAAGCGCGGTCTTTATATGATAGGGGACAAGGGTGGTCAGGTTGATACTGCCAACGGCACCTTCACCTTTGGGGCTAAGGAGGGCTACATAATTGAGAACGGCGAGATAAAGGCTCACGTTAGAGACGTGGCCCTCTCTGGCAAGATACTCGACGTGCTGAGGAACATAAGGGCGATAGGAAAGGACCTCAGGATAGAGTTTCCGGGCTACTGCGGTAAGGGGCAGTGGGTGTCCGTGGATGACGGTGGGCCCCACGTGCTTACAAGGGCAATCGTGGGGGGATTAGGATGA
- the psmB gene encoding archaeal proteasome endopeptidase complex subunit beta gives MEKKTGTTTVGIRVDEGVVLAADTQASLDHMVETLNIRKIIPITDRIAITTAGSVGDVQMLARILEVEARYYQFTWGRPMSTRAMANLLSNILNENKWFPYLVQIVIGGYVEEPVIANLDPLGGLIFDDYTATGSGSPFAIAVLEDGYRKDMGIEEAKELAVKAVKVAGKRDVYTGSRKVQVVTITKEGMREYWFEE, from the coding sequence ATGGAGAAGAAAACTGGAACCACTACCGTGGGAATAAGGGTTGACGAGGGTGTAGTCTTGGCGGCCGATACTCAGGCATCTCTCGACCACATGGTTGAAACGCTAAACATTAGGAAGATAATCCCAATCACCGACAGGATAGCGATAACGACTGCGGGAAGCGTGGGGGACGTCCAGATGCTCGCCCGCATCCTAGAAGTGGAAGCTCGATATTATCAATTCACGTGGGGCAGGCCCATGAGCACCAGGGCTATGGCCAACCTGCTCAGCAACATACTCAACGAAAACAAGTGGTTCCCCTACCTCGTCCAGATAGTCATCGGCGGTTACGTTGAAGAACCTGTAATAGCGAACCTCGATCCCCTCGGCGGCCTGATATTTGACGACTACACCGCCACCGGCTCAGGAAGCCCCTTCGCGATTGCTGTGCTGGAGGACGGCTACAGGAAGGATATGGGCATTGAAGAGGCCAAGGAGCTCGCCGTCAAGGCTGTGAAGGTAGCAGGAAAGAGGGACGTCTACACGGGAAGCAGAAAGGTTCAGGTTGTGACAATAACAAAGGAAGGGATGAGGGAGTATTGGTTCGAGGAGTAG